GTGCCAAGGCTGCCCTGAGATGCCGCCTGAGCTCCTCCGGATAGCAGTGCAAAAACGCTGGCTACTGCGAGCCGGCGAGACCGAGCCTTTATCATTGTCCATCCCCACGTCGACCGAACTCAAGTTCGATCCGTTTTGGAGATAACAGCAGTCGCGTAAAGATTGTGTTAAACGCTCAGTAAGCCGAAACGGTTAGCATGTGAGTACCTAAGGTCGGCAGAAGTCGCTGGCGGCGCTTTTGCCTGGTGCCGTCTTTATTCGGGGACGATCATGATCAACCGCGTGACACGGGACGCGTCATCTCCCAAATGATCGAACGAGCGTGGGATCCCAGCTCCTGGCGCTTCGTTAGGCTCCGTCAACTCAGCTTCCGTTACAGAGTAGCGCAGCGATGACGAAACGTTACTCGCAATCTTATAATTGAGAAGGGCCGTCATTTGGCCTGCCACCCCCTCCGCGTCTTCATTAACGGTAAAGGTCGGCATCACGCTCACGCTGACACGGATAGTTGCTTGAGAACGGCTATCTAGCTTGCCGCGAATTTGCTGCGAGCTTGCGACGCTGGGTAGGAGAGCGGCCGATAACCATGCAGCAGAGCGCAGCTTGAAATTTCTCATCCGCGCCTCGAACGTGAAGTAACTCGTTCAAGTTTTGCCGAGATGAGATGAAGCAATGTTTGCGATCGGAACCTACTCGGAGCGAACTTTATCCGATCTGGATATATCAACGCGTAATCTTGGCGGTTTCAGTCTGCAGAGGGACCAAAGTACAGATTGAAAAGCCGGGCGCCTATCGCTATTTTTAACGGAAATTTAACATCGGCGGGAGTATCAATGAACGACAGCGTCACTCCCAGGCATATCGCGTTAGGCGAGGCCCTGCAGCTTCTTCGATTGGCAATCGAAGTGCTGGATCGCGAGGCGGCTCCTGGGCACATCGCCGCTCATGTCGACCTGGCCGCTCATGAACTTGAGCAGGCAATCTTGGCACTTGGCCATAGTTCTAGGAAACCAGAATCGGGTGGCGAAGATCTCGGAAAAGTCTGCACATCTTAGCCTTCCCCTCCGCACTGAGCCGCATTCGAAGGTCGGTTTGCTTCACTCCTATTAAAATGCACTCAACCCAGCCGCGCTCTTCGAGCACGGTAATCCAGCGCGCCAATGTGGTAGGAGGGGCGATCCAATCGAAGTCTTTCGTCGCCAACTGTTCACCCTTTGATGTCGAAAGGTACAGTTGAAGTAATATCTCCCAAGCTGGATCCCCGAAGATCTCCGCGCCGAGGATCTGTTGGCGCATGCGGTGTAAGCGCAGGATCACCTCTACCTGATGCTCGATGTTCGCCCATGCTGTGTTGTCCAAACGGCATCCCTCGCGCAGCGTAGCGCCACCGCACAACGCGCAGCGCACCGGCAAAAATCTCGCAGTCTTTGAGAAATCAGCTCGGCACGCTGACCTGCCCGCGTAAGCAGATTCGGAACTGTCGCGCAAGCAGACATGCCAGAACCCGAAACGACAATCATGTCAGCCGCCGCTGACCTCCTAGACTCGCCGAGTTGTCATCGCGAATTCGGTCCGGATCGGTGGAAGTTTGCGGCATAATTAACGGTTTCCATCCATTCTGCCCGCTTCGGATCACGAAGAGATCAAGTGTGCAGGATCGGCAACGGCAAAGCGAAGATCGAGGGGATACGCGCAGCAGCGTCTACATAGCCGCGAGCATGTCCTGCGCCGGTATCTCCAGCGCAGCAAAAATCCGCAATCTTTCGAGCACTGGAGCGTTGATCGAGACTCCAATCACGCCCACAGCGGGCTCATCAATCCGGCTGCTGCGCGGATCGCTAGCGGTGGACGGCAAAGTCGTATGGGCCACCAACGGCCGCTTTGGCGCGCACTTTCTTCGCGAGGTTATTGTCTCTGACTGGATCGCTCCAGCCAAGAACGCTCAACAGGACCGTGTGGACAAGGCCGTCGCTCTCGTAAGGTCTGGTGCAGCGGCGGTAAGCTCGCAAGCCAGGCAAACCGCTACTCGAACACAGGAGCCGATTCCCTTCGAGGCATCAGAGCTTGCGGCTGAGTTGGCGGAAGTGTGTCGCTTCATTGACGCGATTGGAGCCACTCTTGCGGCGGACGCGGACCTGTTGCGACGCTTTGAAGGCCCGCTTCAGAACCTTGACATCGCAGCTCAATCCATCGGCGCCGTAGCCGGCGTGTTGACCGGTAGAAATGAGATGGACGGTAACCGCGGCGAGCGCTTATCGGCGCTTAGGGCCAGCCGCATTGCCGCGATGGCGAAGTACTAGTGCCGCTATTAGGCTAAGGAAGCGTTCAACTCTTCAACCGCAGCTACGCTTCTCTGGCGGAGGAAACCAAGCGGGCGCCGGAGCCCCCCCCCCCCAGTCAGGCGCCACATCTGCATTGCTTTCCCTGTCCTCGCAGGAGGTGGGCGATGCTCAGCCGTCCGGAAGAAGGGAATGAAGCCAAACAGTCTCCGCGTGTTCGACGGTGTCCGGTTTAACTCGGTTATGTATTCCTCCCAGACAGCGCGTAGGAGGAGCGGCGGATGGCCAAGTGTTGAATCGGGTTCGTACAAGTCACCGCGAACGCGCTTCGCGATAGCCGCTGAAATTTCCCCATGAGCCACCATCTCAGCCAGCTCGCGTAGGTAGCGGTCCGAAAGCTGCCTCAAGTTTTCCACCTCGGGTCGCTTTCCGAGCCACTATGCAAAGTTCCACGCTGCCATTTTGATCCCCACATTAGTCCGGTGTCGACGACCAGCAACGCCGGTCGAGACCCGAGAACTACAAAGTCTCAGTGTTCGCGCCCCCTTCAAGTGATCACAACGGATCGCGCGCAAAGGTACGGCATCCAATTTGGCGATTAACCGGTTTACTCCAGAACGGAGACAGTTTCACCTAACATTTACCCGGGATTCGAGTAAGTTGGCTCCAGCTCGGTGGTAAACGAATGTGGAAACGAGGATTGGTCAATGAACGCGCAACTAATGCAGCACGGCGACCCAGAGTTGATCCAGCTGCGCGACGAAGTAACCGAGATTGCCGCCAAGCTAGAGCGTCTTTCAATCAAACCAGGCTCTACAGCTGCCGACGAAGCTGCGCTCATGGGTGGGCCATCGCTGACCGACGTCTCGCCGAAAACGGTGATGCGCGAAATCCGGGCAAGGCGTCTCCGTGCCCGTTACGTGCCGTGCGGAGCATTTGCCGACCCGGCCTGGGATATGATGCTGGTGCTTTTCCACGCCGAGCTGGTGCAGAGGCGGATTACCGTATCGCGACTCTGCGGTGCCGCGCAGGTCCCGCCAACCACGGCTCTCCGCTGGATCACCACCTTGGTCGAACAGAAAGCCTTTGCTCGTAAAGCGGACCCGCTAGATGGACGCCGGCATTTCGTCGAGCTTTCACCCGAGACCAGCTTTGCACTGCGTCGTTACTTCGTTGAAGTCCTGGGCGGCGACCCTGAAAATCTCTGTTGAGTATCTGCGCATCGCCGAAATGCAGGTGAAAAACGCCTTGAACCTCGTCGTTCGATTGTGCCGCCTTGTTTGAGGAGTTGGCCCTCGAAGGTCTCGTTGAATAGCGGGGTGGGACAGAACCTTCCTATCGCTTTCCCGCGCGGAACGGACTCGATTAGAACTGAAGTTTAATGTCCTTCTTGCAAAGGAACTGATCTTCTAGCGGCCTGCATTCGGCAGCACGCCGCATGGCACCGAGCTTTGCGTCAGCCGGGCTCCTACGGCGAGTAAGCGTAAATGGACCGAATTTTCAACACGGCCACATCGAAGCAGCATCGAGCGCGCAACAAACGGGTGAGCCCGGATAAGCTCGAACATATCCTTAATTCGATCCCGCACGTGATCTGGAGCTCGGGTCCCAACGGCCAGCTGGACTTCGTGAGTAATCAATGGACTACCAGCTTCGGGGGCGACCCCACGGAGATGATTGGGGACGGATGGATCAACGCGGTTCATCCGGAAGACAGAGATGATGCCGTTGCCAGCTGGATGATGGCGTTAGAGAAAAAGTCGCTCTATCAAAACGAGTTCAGGCTGAAGATGCCATCCGGTGAGTATCGCTGGGTGTTGATCAAGGCAAAGCCCGAGTTGGGGCGTGACGGACAAGTGCAGCATTGGCTCGGTACCTGCACGGACGTCCATGATCGCATTGCCGCGCAACGCGCTCTCGCTGAAAAGGAGCGATTGCATCGTAGTGTGCTGGAAGCAAGCGCCGACTGCATCAAGATCCTTTCATTGGACGGGCGCCTGCAATTGATGAATCGCCCCGGCCTTCAGCTGATGGAAGTGCCCGATTTCTCGGTGCTCTCAGGAAGCTTTTGGTGGGACATGTGGCCGACCGCGATGCGAGCCACGGTCAAGGCCGCATTCCGCGACGCAAGCGCCGGCGAAACCGTACGCTTCAGTGGTTATTGCCCGACCGCTAGCGCAAAGCCCAAATGGTGGGATGTCGTGGTCACGTCCATCCGTGACGAGGACGGTGCGATTACCGGTGTTTTGTCGATTTCCCGTGACAGCACCGCGGACCGGGAAAAATCAGATGAATTGAGATGGGCAAGTGAGCACGATGCGCTGACGGCTCTGCCCAATCGGCGCGCGTTTCACAATCGACTGAGGGCTGCCGTCCTGCGCTCGATGCAAAACGGTACCAAGGTTGGCCTCCTGCTTATCGATATCGATCATTTCAAGCATGTGAACGATACGCTTGGGCACGCCGCGGGCGACACGCTGCTCAAGGAATTCTCGAGAAGATTGAAGCACAGCCTCCGATCAACGGACTTTATCTGCCGCATTGGGGGTGATGAGTTTGCGATAATCGCAGAGGAGATAGGGTCCAGCAGCGATCTCCTCATGGTGGGCGAAACGGCCTCGATGGCGTTTCGAGCTCCGCTACGGTTGCAGGGCCGCGCCTTGTGCGCTGGCGCCAGCAGCGGCGGCGCCATCTTCCCGGATGATGCAGACTGCGCCAACGACTTATTCAAGCTCGCCGACACTGCACTTTATGCCTTGAAAGCCGAAGGCCGCGGCGGCACGAAGCTTTTCCACTCATATATGCGGGAAGAGGCGCAGCGGGCGGCATCGCAGTTGAACCTGGCCCGATTAGCAGTAACCGACGCGAGCGTCCGACCACATTATCAGCCGAAAATCCGGCTCAGCACCGGCGAGATTGCTGGTTTCGAAGCGCTGCTCCGCTGGGAGCATCCAACACAGGGATTGCAGCTTCCGGAGACGATCGAGGAGGCGTTCAAAGACTATGAGCTTGCCTCGAAGATCGGCTCGCTGATGCACGCGAAAGTGATGTCGGACCTCCATTCGTGGCGTCGATGCGACGTGAATTTCGGTCGCATTTCAATTAACGCCTCGCCTGCCGAGTTCCTGCGCGACGATTATGCGGAGCGCCTGCTTGAGACGTTGGCAACCCGCGGGCTGCCACCAACGTGCTTGGAGATCGAGATCACCGAACATGTCCTGATGGCGCAGGGATCGAAATATGTCTCCCGCGCCCTGGCTGCCCTAAAGAATGCGGGGATCACGATCGCACTCGACGATTTCGGCACTGGCCATTCCTCCTTGTCGCACCTGCGCGATTTCCCCGTCGACGTTGTTAAGATCGACAAAAGTTTTGTGAAGCAGATGACCCTCGATCCACAGATCGTCGCGATCGTCACAGCCGTTATCAACTTGGCCAAGAGCCTTCAGATCGAGTCGGTGGCCGAAGGCGTAGAAACGAAGGACCAAGCAGATCTTCTACTGGCTGCTGGGTGCGGACTGGCGCAGGGATTTCTCATCGGCCCAGCAATCAGTTCAGACTCGATCACGACATGGATCGCGGGTCGGGCCGCCGCCTGACGACATTTGGACAGCGCTCGTCCGCGGAGCAATATCCAACCAGAACGGATCATTGGGCAGGCGCCAGTTAATGGCTTCGGCGTATTAGGTCGGTTGTCAGCGGCTCCCCCGCCCCACTGGGGAGCATGCCGGATCGAAAGGGAGGCCCGCCGCGTGTCGGCGGGTCTCTTTTTTGGTCTGGAAAGAACGGCAGTGAGAGAGCGCTAAATTCTCGCTGGCGAGCCGAATTCAGATCGCCACCGAATGGCCCCGCCCGCGCCGAGGGTGCAATCTCAGCGACTCTTGCCGAATTAGCAACGCACGTGTGTACTGTTGATATTTTTCGTCATGGCTGCCGGCTCAGTCAATTGAATGGCAGGCGGGCCGTCGAGGTAGACCCGAGGCGACCTCGCTAATGGAAGACCGCCCGCGATGACAATAATCAGCCGCTGAAATGCCAACGAGCGATCAGCCGATGACGCGCACCTGACTGTCGAGCCACCGCGCGATGATCTGCATGGGAATGGGAGTTTCGAAAACCAGTCCGGCTTCATCCTCGTCGCACCAGCGCACATAGGCTTTGATCGCTGGCAATTCGGGGAATGTAACCATGGCGGCATTACCGACTGCGAGGGGCCGAAGTGTCGCTACGCGCGTGCCCAGGCTGGATATATCCCGCACCTTGGCGCGACATGTGCGGCCACCGCACTGAACCGTCGCCGTACTGTCCACGAGCATCCGCGGGAGAGCACGGCGCCTTTTCGGACGGATCCTTTGCTGGACCCGTAACAGAGTCGGCGCATCGAGTTCCTCGTCAAAAGTGATCCCGGCCACATCGTCATTGATCCAAGCAATCCGACCTGAGACGGGTAGCTCGTCGGCCACACGGATCGTCGCTTTCGCGTCAAGGACCGGCGTGGAGTACAGTTTCACTTGAACACCGGCGGACGAAACGTTCCGGACGATGCACAGCGACGACTTACCCCCCTGCTCTAGGATGCCGGCGCGCAGAATGAGCGTGAAGCGCTGCTCTTTCCGACGCTCTGTCGACCGCCAACCCTCAGTTTTCTTGGAACTTGATGTACGCATAGCTGCTGACTCCTCGCCAGCTTGCAATTTGGGGCTCGCTCGGTGGCAAGTCCCTTAAGACATTGTCCAAAGTGGTTGCGATTGCGCCACTTAGACCGGTCAGCTGAACGATGACCTCATCGCGTAGCCGAGCAGACTGCGCGTCGCTTAGCCTCCTGGTACCGGTCGGGTGAAAGACTGCCGCGCTCGGCAGCCATATCCCGAAGCTTGCTTCGCGACTCACCCACTTACATTACTAACGTCCGTGATGGTCCTGAAACGCAGTCATCCGGCGAGTGCCCATAGTGCACCGACGATCACGGCTAGGACCCACCACGAAACTCTCGCTGTCGAGAGCAAGGGACTGTTAGGCGCTATCTTCGCTGGGTCGGCGCCCGTCTCACTGGCGATTGCCTTTGCGAAGTTGTCCCAAGTCTCCGGCCTTTCGCGTTCGTGGGGTGGAAGAGACCTTAGCAATGACGAAGACACGTCACCGGCTGTGACCCACTTACACGCTTCGTCATAATCAAGATTCACACCAAAGCCCGCTCAACCTCGCGAACTGCAGCAACCTCGTCGCCATCACCGCCAAGGCCTACGCTGGTCGGACTTTTCATCATCGCAGGATAGCTATGCGGCCTTGTGTCGCAATGTCTGCTTTCCACCCAAAGCTGCCATTAGCTAGTGGCCGGAATGGGTGGAAAACGGACACTGGCCGCAGACTTATCGAAGCGCGGTCCTGCGCTGCTGACGCAGAGCCATGCCAACGAAACTAAACCCCAACAGGATGGAGGCCCAGGTCGCGGGTTCGGGAACTGCTTCAGCGTTGCGGAAGATGAAGCTGAAAGAGGATTGTTCGCCGCCAAGTTCAAACGACGTTAGCTGCGAGGGTGTTGAATTGGCGTCGAACGCAGCGGACGAAAACGACAGGCTTCCCAAATGGAACCCGATGTCCGCGCACACGCCACCGCAAAATAGGGAGAGTCCGAAGTCGCCATCTGTTCCCGATCCCGACAGATCTGTGAACTCGAACCGAGCGGAACCGATGAAATCGAAATAACCGCATCCCCCCTGAAGGTCGGCCGGCTCGGCTCCGGGGGGTGACAACCCAATATCGAATATCGAAGCGGCACCTACGCTATTGCAATGCGACGACATCCCACTCGCATTCCCAGTGAACACGACTGGCGTGACTGGAAAGGCAAACGTATTACTTACATGCGCATACAGGAAGTCCCCCGGCGAGTTCGAAAGCGCGAGAGTAACCGGGATGATGGCAGGTCCGAAGAGAATCTGATCGTTGTAATCAGCAGTAATGCTGTCTTGCGGTCCCGTGCCGTAGTTCGCAATCAAGGACAGGGGCTGAGTGTCACCGGAGTCCAAGTCGCCCAATTGTCCAATCATTGCGCCACCGTCGGGGAAGAAGTCGATGACAATACCTCTGCCCTCTGCCACTCCGGCAGCAGTTGCGACAATGATGGCTGCAAAGATCGCCCGGACAATGCGCATACTCGCCCCCTGCTGCCGACTTGCGAGTCGCGACGTTCGCAGTAAACACAAAATTAATCAATGATTGTCGTCTACCGACGAAGCGCTCGATGTCGGCAATGGGTCGATAGTTGCCGCGGCAGGTTTGGGTGGAAAGCGGACATTTTGCCGTCGTCGGCGTAAAGTAGGGCCAGCGCAGAACATGGAGGGCAGCATGCGCCTCAATTATGCAATAAAGTTCGTCAGCGACATGGACGCGGCTGTAGCATTCTACCGCGATGTGCTCGGGCTTCAATTGAAGTTCCAGTCACCGTTCTGGACCGAGTTCGACACTGGTGAGACCAAGCTCGCGCTTCATCCAGCTTCCGACGAGAATCCTGCAGGAACGGTGCAGCTCGGCCTAGCCAGTTACGACCTCGATAGCTTCCACGCCGCTGGCCAGGCGCAGGGCCTCGTCTTCACCAGCCCACCTACGGAAATGCACGGCACTCGGATTGCGCGCTTCCGCGATCCCGATGGCGCCGAGATCTCAGTGAGCGAGGCGCGGTAGCGCGGCGACATTGCGGCGCGTGTCTGCTTCGGCCGATTATCGAACTTCCGCTGGTGTCCGCTTTGGGTCGAAAGCGGCCTTTACCAGCCTAGCGTCCGCTTTGAGTGGGTTACGAAGCGTCGGTCAGCATTGGGCAATGTAAGCTTCTAAGGCCTCCAGCTCGATGCCAATGATGTAGGTCTCTCGGATCCTGCTCTCGGCGGTTGCCTCGTAGTCGTAGATACGCACATCCAGCGCGTCGACCGTTTCGCCGCTAGGACCCCGCGCGGTCAGGCTCGGTCGGCAAAGTGCCACCTCCCCGCCCGATGGGCTCAGACCGGCATGGCGGCGAACATCGTACTCGGCGCTAGGACAGAACTCGCAGATGAGAGTTGCACCTGCACGATCAATTCTCTCGAGCAAGGCGTAACCGACGACGATCGGCCCCGATAGGATTTCGAACTTGGTCGCTAAGATCGAAGTCTCTGACCCGAGGCGCGGGCGCTTTTTGGAAGCCATGTGAACCTGCCTTGCGACATAAACGTATCACGGCGAGCCCAAGCTCGAAGTCCACTGGTCAGTCAGCGAGCTTCGGCTCATTAGGTTAACAAACTCTTGCGATGACGAGCGGCGGTCGCCAACGGCGGCAAGCACGCCATCCAATTCAGATCATCAGCTCTGATAAATTGCTGCGCTGGCATGTCAGCTTAGAACGCTTGCAGACCTCGGAGCGAGTCCGTTTTGAGTTGGAAGCTCCCACTACGGCGGATGCCTACTGACGCACTGAATGATGCGATGCCAAGCATTCGTGGCCGAAACCCCGAGCAGAACGTCAAACGAAGAGCAGCACCGCGAAAAATGCAGTTATGAAGCAGACTGCGATGAGCACGACGAACCGCCATGCTCCCGTTGGCTCTGGGCCAGCGGTCGGTCCCCAATGATAGTCCGGCTTGATGCGGGTGCTCATGGGTCTTAAGTAGTGCTTGCCGAGTTAAGATCTGTCTTATGCACTGCGTGGATCGGCGGTGAAGGCTGAGCAGCGATCAAATCTGGGAGCCGTAACGGCGCTAATAATCGGCGGTAACGTTGAAGGTGCCAATGTAGAGCCCACCTGTCGTTGTGGAACTCACCTGAATCGACCCACCAAGCGCAAACTCTTCACCCTTGTTACCGGAGTTACCGAGTACGACAGTGCCCGGACTGTCGAGAACCAACGTAAGTGTCTTGGAAGGGTCCGCTTGATTTACCAATATGACGTCAGGTGCGTTGATGGTAATCGTTTCCCTGCCTGAACCGGTAATGCGGTACTTTGCCACTTGAGAAGAGCCAACACAGACCACGTTCGAACTACCGCAGCTAACAACCCCTGCTTGAGATATTCCGACAACTGTTCCGGACCACTGACCGGTGCCAAGGACGATGGTACCCAGATCCAGGTTCTGAGTGGCGCTTAGCGTGATCGGCTTGATCGAGCTCGCACTAATAACCACTGTGAGAGTTGCGCTTTGAGCGGGCGCTCCTGCGCTGGCGAGCGGCAGCAACGCGGGCATTAGCAGGAGACGTTGCAAAGCTCTCACGACGTACCCCAATAGATGGTTAGCGCCAGCTTAAGCCTGAGTGGCTGCTAAATTCTTAAGGCTGGCGCTACCTCAGCTCTCGGTCGCGCTCGCGCAGCGCGTATCTGGTAGTACGCATCGGGGAGGGCGAGCTCCGCTAGTGTAAGCAATCAGTCGAAGCAGCCGCGGGCGCTAGTGGCAGGAATGGGTCGAAAGGGGACGCTAAGACGTTAAGCTGCTCATGCCGTTGTTACTCGCTGTGTTCGTGGTCATGGCTCCGATCCCCTTTGAGCTTGGACCCGCTTGGGCTGACTTTTCTCGCGCGCCGGCGCGTCACCTCATCCGCACAAGAGTCGAGGTTGGAACACTCGGCTATGACCAAGGCCGCAAGCGGCTGGACTTCTGGCTCCGCCGCCCGGTCGTAAGTGGTGAGCACGATGAAGAAATAGCCTGGGCCGACACCCGCACATGCGCTGCGGCGCGGACGCTCCTTGCCAGCATGCGCGACATTCCCGTTCCCAAGTTTGCACCGATTAGCACCTCGGAAGGGCCGCCGGTTATTGTCGACGGGATCAGCTATAGGCTGCGAACGTATTCAGACCAGGGGACGCTCACGGCAGAAACAAACTTGGGAACGCCGCTTGCCGCCTGGGTGAATCGGGCCTTGGCGACACTTAATTCGTGCTGGGTGAGGACAGCTCCCCAGCGCAACCGCTAATGTCTGCTTTGGGTCGAAAGCTGTCGCGGCCGGAATGGAAGGCCTTCATGAAGCCTGTCGCGTGACGATCTAGGCTCGGCTGCGACTGCTCGTGACACGTCCGGTCTTTGCGCCGCAGTTCTGGGCGACAGACAGAATATTGAAGAGAGCGTCGACGGTCGCGGTGCCCAAGTCGATGCAGATCCACTTCTCATCGACCGTCACACTGTGGATGAAGCCACTCAGTCCTTCTGCTCGCGGCGTTGGCGTTGAAGGGTCCGCCGGAGACATCCAGCGATTAAACCACCAACTGACTAGTTGGCCGGTGAACTCCCCGTCGTGATCGAGCCGCACGTCGTCCCACCACAGGTCTTCGAACTCAACGACAAGATTGGGAGTGTTGAGAAAAAAACTGGGTAGCGCGCCTGCACGTTCGCGGGGAACCAAATCAAGCCATTCTGTCATCGGATCGCCGAAGCTGATGTCCGGAACGTAAATCTTGCCGAACAAATTACTTTCAGGCCGTTGCATTCGTCGTTCGAGATGGACGTCCGACCGTTTGGCGCGCTGGTGCGCAACCATTGCGTCAAAC
This portion of the Sphingomonas limnosediminicola genome encodes:
- a CDS encoding PilZ domain-containing protein; translated protein: MQDRQRQSEDRGDTRSSVYIAASMSCAGISSAAKIRNLSSTGALIETPITPTAGSSIRLLRGSLAVDGKVVWATNGRFGAHFLREVIVSDWIAPAKNAQQDRVDKAVALVRSGAAAVSSQARQTATRTQEPIPFEASELAAELAEVCRFIDAIGATLAADADLLRRFEGPLQNLDIAAQSIGAVAGVLTGRNEMDGNRGERLSALRASRIAAMAKY
- a CDS encoding sensor domain-containing protein, which encodes MDRIFNTATSKQHRARNKRVSPDKLEHILNSIPHVIWSSGPNGQLDFVSNQWTTSFGGDPTEMIGDGWINAVHPEDRDDAVASWMMALEKKSLYQNEFRLKMPSGEYRWVLIKAKPELGRDGQVQHWLGTCTDVHDRIAAQRALAEKERLHRSVLEASADCIKILSLDGRLQLMNRPGLQLMEVPDFSVLSGSFWWDMWPTAMRATVKAAFRDASAGETVRFSGYCPTASAKPKWWDVVVTSIRDEDGAITGVLSISRDSTADREKSDELRWASEHDALTALPNRRAFHNRLRAAVLRSMQNGTKVGLLLIDIDHFKHVNDTLGHAAGDTLLKEFSRRLKHSLRSTDFICRIGGDEFAIIAEEIGSSSDLLMVGETASMAFRAPLRLQGRALCAGASSGGAIFPDDADCANDLFKLADTALYALKAEGRGGTKLFHSYMREEAQRAASQLNLARLAVTDASVRPHYQPKIRLSTGEIAGFEALLRWEHPTQGLQLPETIEEAFKDYELASKIGSLMHAKVMSDLHSWRRCDVNFGRISINASPAEFLRDDYAERLLETLATRGLPPTCLEIEITEHVLMAQGSKYVSRALAALKNAGITIALDDFGTGHSSLSHLRDFPVDVVKIDKSFVKQMTLDPQIVAIVTAVINLAKSLQIESVAEGVETKDQADLLLAAGCGLAQGFLIGPAISSDSITTWIAGRAAA
- a CDS encoding PilZ domain-containing protein; its protein translation is MRTSSSKKTEGWRSTERRKEQRFTLILRAGILEQGGKSSLCIVRNVSSAGVQVKLYSTPVLDAKATIRVADELPVSGRIAWINDDVAGITFDEELDAPTLLRVQQRIRPKRRRALPRMLVDSTATVQCGGRTCRAKVRDISSLGTRVATLRPLAVGNAAMVTFPELPAIKAYVRWCDEDEAGLVFETPIPMQIIARWLDSQVRVIG
- a CDS encoding PEPxxWA-CTERM sorting domain-containing protein; amino-acid sequence: MRIVRAIFAAIIVATAAGVAEGRGIVIDFFPDGGAMIGQLGDLDSGDTQPLSLIANYGTGPQDSITADYNDQILFGPAIIPVTLALSNSPGDFLYAHVSNTFAFPVTPVVFTGNASGMSSHCNSVGAASIFDIGLSPPGAEPADLQGGCGYFDFIGSARFEFTDLSGSGTDGDFGLSLFCGGVCADIGFHLGSLSFSSAAFDANSTPSQLTSFELGGEQSSFSFIFRNAEAVPEPATWASILLGFSFVGMALRQQRRTALR
- a CDS encoding VOC family protein, coding for MRLNYAIKFVSDMDAAVAFYRDVLGLQLKFQSPFWTEFDTGETKLALHPASDENPAGTVQLGLASYDLDSFHAAGQAQGLVFTSPPTEMHGTRIARFRDPDGAEISVSEAR
- a CDS encoding DUF4402 domain-containing protein produces the protein MPALLPLASAGAPAQSATLTVVISASSIKPITLSATQNLDLGTIVLGTGQWSGTVVGISQAGVVSCGSSNVVCVGSSQVAKYRITGSGRETITINAPDVILVNQADPSKTLTLVLDSPGTVVLGNSGNKGEEFALGGSIQVSSTTTGGLYIGTFNVTADY